From Gouania willdenowi chromosome 18, fGouWil2.1, whole genome shotgun sequence, one genomic window encodes:
- the sec24d gene encoding protein transport protein Sec24D — MSQQGYVAAPPYSQAQPGMGGYQAGFGPGPAQPLYGHYGGPPQAFNGPPAAMMKPPASSAAGMPPPPVSNQYNPNVQQNGAHPQRYPAPPAVTSPYGQPPPASYNNMASPGPPQTHQLTNQMSAMALGNYGGAMQSPPPPTSSVAQQPFQGPPPPAIGQPQMAPGQHPPLMSAQMSPPLSPPAGMPPMAGPPMTGMSRPFPGPPQHPAGPAGFQQPGPAGFPPQAGQFGGHMAGPQPGMPGAFPAAPASMAGPPQKKMDLDSIPSTTQVIQDDRVQHGGQIFCTNTRGQVPPLVTTDFTVQDQGNASPRFMRCTTYSLPCTAELAKQCQVPLAAVIKPLARLPKKETPLCVVNHGDSGPVRCNRCKAYMCPFMQFIDGGRRFQCGFCSCVNEVPDSYFQHLDHLGRRVDLYQRPELSLGSYEFEATIDYCKKNHPPNPPAYIFMIDVSYNNIKSGLVKMICEELKTLLEKLPREEGMENSPIKVGFVTYNKVLHFYNVKSSLAQPQMMVVSDTAEMFIPLLDGFLVNYQESSAVIANLLGQIPDMFADTNESETVFAPVIQAGVEAFKAAECSGKLFIFHSSMPTADAPGRLKNRDDKKLVNTEKEKTLFQPQKSVYEQLSKDCVLTGCCVDLFLFPSQYVDLASMADVTSHTGGSVYKYNNFLMAKDGEHFLRDLRKDVQKSIGFEAVMRVRTSTGFRATDFYGAIHMNNTTDVEMAAVDCDKAVTVEFKHDDTLSVESGALIQCALLYTTISGQRRLRIHNLSLNCSSQLSEVYRSSETDSLINFFAKSAYRAILNQPIKTVREILVSQTAHMLACYKKNCAGPSAASQLILPDAMKVFPVYMNSLMKTAPLVGSTELPTDDRAHQRLLVMSLGVEDTQLMLYPRLIPLHSMDANSEEPPAPVRCSEERLCESGIFLLENGHVMFLWLGQAISPDHAQKIFNVPSISHLQGHMSTLPEVDNPLSRKIRSIISSLQEKRSNSLKLQIVQQRDKAELLFRQFLVEDKGLYGSASYMDFLCYIYREIRQLLT, encoded by the exons ATGAGCCAACAAGGTTATGTTGCAGCACCCCCCTACTCCCAGGCCCAGCCAGGGATGGGGGGCTACCAGGCAGGATTTGGGCCTGGTCCAGCACAGCCTCTCTATGGGCACTACGGGGGTCCACCTCAGGCCTTCAATGGCCCACCTGCAG CCATGATGAAACCTCCAGCTTCTTCAGCTGCTGGTATGCCTCCACCTCCAGTGTCCAACCAGTACAATCCCAATGTTCAACAGAATGGCGCCCATCCACAGAG GTACCCTGCTCCACCTGCTGTAACCTCTCCTTACGGGCAACCACCACCTGCCTCATACAACAACATGGCCTCACCTGGTCCACCGCAAACACACCAGCTCACCAATCAGATGAGTGCCATGGCTTTAGGCAACTATG GAGGTGCCATGCAGAGTCCTCCTCCTCCAACAAGCTCTGTGGCCCAGCAGCCTTTTCAGGGCCCGCCCCCTCCGGCAATTGGCCAACCACAGATGGCACCAGGCCAACATCCACCTCTCATGTCAGCCCAGATGTCTCCACCACTGTCTCCTCCAGCAGGCATGCCCCCCATGGCTGGGCCCCCCATGACAGGAATGAGTCGACCCTTCCCTGGGCCTCCTCAGCACCCTGCAGGCCCTGCAGGTTTCCAGCAACCTGGTCCAGCAGGGTTTCCACCACAAGCAG gTCAGTTTGGGGGACACATGGCAGGGCCCCAACCAGGCATGCCAGGAGCCTTTCCTGCAGCACCAGCCTCCATGGCTGGACCGCCGCAGAAAAAAATGGACCTCGACTCCATCCCAAGCACA ACTCAAGTCATCCAAGACGATCGAGTACAACACGGAGGACAGATTTTCTGTACGAACACCCGTGGACAAGTTCCACCTCTGGTCACCACTGACTTCACAGTACAGGACCAAG GAAATGCCAGTCCCAGGTTCATGCGCTGCACCACCTATTCCCTTCCCTGCACGGCTGAGCTGGCCAAACAGTGTCAGGTGCCTCTGGCGGCTGTCATCAAGCCTTTAGCCCGACTACCAAAGAAAGAG ACTCCTCTGTGTGTGGTGAACCATGGCGACAGCGGCCCAGTGCGATGCAATCGCTGTAAGGCCTACATGTGTCCCTTCATGCAGTTTATCGACGGCGGGCGCCGCTTTCAGTGCGGCTTCTGCAGCTGTGTTAATGAAG TGCCAGATTCCTATTTCCAACATCTGGACCACCTGGGGCGGAGAGTGGACCTCTATCAGAGGCCAGAGCTGTCCCTTGGGTCCTATGAGTTTGAAGCTACCATTGATTACTGCAAG AAAAACCACCCTCCGAATCCTCCCGCCTACATCTTTATGATCGACGTGTCCTACAACAATATCAAAAGTGGCCTGGTCAAAATGATATGTGAGGAGCTGAAGACTCTGCTGGAGAAGCTGCCCAG AGAGGAAGGCATGGAGAACTCACCAATCAAAGTTGGCTTTGTCACCTACAACAAAGTCCTCCACTTCTACAATGTGAAAAGCTCCCTGGCTCAGCCGCAGATGATGGTGGTGTCGGACACGGCGGAGATGTTCATTCCACTGCTCGACGGCTTTCTTGTAAACTACCAAGAATCAAGTGCTGTTATCGCCAA CCTGCTGGGCCAGATCCCAGACATGTTTGCAGACACCAATGAGAGCGAGACGGTCTTTGCTCCTGTCATCCAGGCTGGCGTGGAGGCCTTTAAG gcTGCAGAATGTAGTGGAAAACTCTTCATCTTCCACTCGTCCATGCCCACAGCTGACGCTCCAGGTCGACTAAAAAACAGGGACGACAAAAAGCTGGTCAACACAGagaaagagaaa ACTCTGTTCCAGCCTCAGAAAAGTGTTTACGAGCAGCTGTCCAAAGACTGCGTGCTGACTGGCTGCTGCGTGGATCTCTTCCTCTTTCCCAGCCAGTACGTGGACTTGGCCAGCATGGCCGATGTCACTTCACACACTGGTGGCTCCGTCTACAAGTACAACAACTTCCTG ATGGCAAAAGACGGGGAACATTTCCTGAGAGATCTGAGGAAAGATGTGCAGAAAAGCATTGGATTTGAGGCCGTGATGCGAGTTCGCACCAGTACAG GCTTCAGAGCAACAGACTTCTACGGCGCCATTCAcatgaacaacaccacagatGTGGAGATGGCGGCGGTGGATTGTGACAAGGCCGTGACGGTGGAGTTCAAGCACGATGACACGCTCAGCGTGGAGAGCGGGGCGCTCATTCAG TGTGCTTTGCTCTACACCACCATCAGTGGACAGAGACGTCTGCGCATCCACAACCTGAGTCTGAACTGTAGCTCACAGCTTTCTGAGGTCTACAGGAGCAGTGAGACTGACTCACTCATCAACTTCTTTGCCAAATCAG CTTATCGTGCCATTTTGAACCAGCCAATCAAGACTGTGCGAGAGATCCTGGTCAGCCAGACGGCTCACATGCTGGCCTGCTACAAGAAGAACTGTGCCGGTCCTTCTGCTGCTTCCCAG CTGATCTTACCTGATGCCATGAAGGTGTTCCCAGTCTACATGAACAGCTTGATGAAAACGGCTCCTCTCGTGGGCAGCACGGAGCTCCCTACAGACGACAGGGCTCACCAGAGGCTGCTGGTGATGTCACTTGGTGTAGAGGACACACAGCTGATGCTTTACCCACGCCTCATCCCACTG CATAGCATGGATGCTAACAGTgaggaaccaccagctccagtGCGATGCTCAGAGGAACGTCTCTGTGAGTCTGGAATCTTCCTGCTGGAAAACGGACACGTCATGTTCCTGTGGCTGGGACAAGCCATTTCACCCGACCACGCCCAGAAAATCTTCAACGTGCCCTCCATCTCACACCTGCAGGGACACATG AGTACACTCCCAGAGGTGGACAACCCACTGTCGAGAAAGATCCGATCCATCATTAGCAGCCTTCAAGAAAAGAGGTCCAACTCTTTGAAA CTCCAGATTGTGCAGCAGAGAGACAAAGCGGAGCTGCTGTTCCGTCAGTTCCTGGTGGAGGACAAAGGCCTGTACGGCTCAGCTTCCTACATGGACTTCCTCTGCTACATTTATCGAGAGATCAGACAGCTGCTCACCTAA